One Catharus ustulatus isolate bCatUst1 chromosome 16, bCatUst1.pri.v2, whole genome shotgun sequence genomic window, AACCTTGTCATGACAAATACAGCGAGGCAGAGAGTCCTTTTTACACTTTGTTATTGCAAGGGTGAAGCTTTGAGATCACAAGGATGAACAACCAACAGGCTGAGGAGCTCCTCATTTCTCTGTGGGGGCTTTTAAATGGACACCATCCCTTTGGTgggtgagggtggggaggctcaGCTTCTGCTCTCAGCCCCCATGGCCCCAGATGCCCTGTCCTTGCCCTGTGTGGTCCCTGGGGTGCCTCAGCACCTCACAGAGAATTGCTGAGCAGTTCTGCCACTCACTGGGAGCGTGTGGGGCCCTGGgcatctcctctgctgctgagagAGCCTGGATCTCTCTTGGGAACACCCCTCCATGCCTTGGCCTGGTTTTCATGTCCTGTGCCTCCTGCTGCCATTCCCTTCTGGGGAAGGTGGGCTTGGGTACCAGGCATTGTACAAACATGACCTTTGTGGCAGAagggagccaggctcttgtCCTCAGCAGGACTTCCCTTGGCGTGTCTTAGGGGATTTGCACCAAAGCTGAGCCATCCATGTGTTTTAGAGAGATGTTTTCTCTGATCCCACCATGCAAGACTGACTGGATCCCTGCTCAGAGGACCTCTCTGTGCTGGTTCCTGATGCACCACGagctccctgctggcactggagaTGGGCACAGGCACAAACCCAGCGTTAGCACCAAGCTCCCCTGATCTGATCTCCTGCACTgaccctgctgggctgctgctcaccacacacctgccctgccctcacACCAGCCAGGCTCCAGTAAGTGCCCAGTGTAGAATAAAGAGGCTGTGGCATGTGGCTCCAAGAGAACACATGCCAGGAtctggaagggaaagaaattaaaacaaatgccTTTTCAGCCTTCCTGTAAATCTCTTATTTTCTACACTCAGCATTGATGGGATGCTGGTTTTTGAGTGTGAAGGAAGAGAAGCTAACCTCCTTTAAATAAGTGAAATACTTAGATCAGCTTAAGCTGATCTAAACTAAAACTAAGGCTTTAATGTTTTTACTGCTGTTGGGTATTTAATGAATTTCTTTCAcaatttgtttgggtttttttaacaactAAATGGCAAATCTGCAATAGGATGGCATCATCCATCAGGAGAAAATCTTAAGTTGAGGTTTTTATATGTTAATCCCTAAGGGCCTGAACATGGGGAATAACTGAGAATCTGTATTGATTAAGAAGGAACTTGAAGGCTCTGATCACTGCTCacaggagcagctttggtgaGAGCTCTGCTTTAGGCAGGCCTTGGTTTCACCCTTGAAAGTCCTTAGACACAATGACTGAAGTAATTGGGGAAAGATGCTGCTTTTGTTCTTGGCTCTAGAaacatccctccctccctccctcgaGCTCCCATCTCAGAAACATTCTTAAATAACAACTTAAAACACGCAAATATTGGCAGCTTGCAGGATTGCTTTCCATGCCAAGGCTGCACAGGTACTGTAATGGTCCTCAAGCCTTGTTCAAATGAGCCAAAACCAGGCTTGTCACCATTTGTGTCTCACAGGCTGCCTCCTGCAAGGAGGTCTTGACAGCACAACTGTGTGTGCTAGCATTTCATGCCAGAATCAACACAGAATTTTTGGCAAGTGCATGCTCCAGAAATGGCACCTTCCACAGTACACAAAAGCATCCATTTACTTTCTCGATAGCAAACTGATGGTCAAGTaaggttttgttgtgttttaaaAGGTTGTAATTAAACACTGCTGTGGCTTCTCCCTTCGGATGACTTTGGATTGCACTGGTGTTGGGATGCAAAACATTTGAGTGTGACTGAACACTAAGACTTGAACTCTGAAGCATATTCAAAATGCTATATAAGAGATGGAGGTGTTTGCCTTCTCACTTTTGCTCCTAAAATCAAGTGCTCCTGTTTCCTCCCGACAGTCTGGTCTGCCCCTGGCCACCCAGGGAAATGAAATCAAATGACTTCTCTTCAAAACAGccatttcagaaaattacaTCCTGAAGATGTAACCACTTGAAAAGAACTTGCACCCGGAAACTCCAACTACTGGTCTTTTCATGGTGATATTTTTATAGGCTTTCCATTCTTATCATACTGGTAAACAAGCATTTTGATGCAGTGAGAGTTGGCTGGGGAAATCCAAGGGCTGCTTGTTATGGAAAAGTTATGGTTTGTATAGAATTGCACAGGTTGCTTCTGACACTTAAAGAAGGCTTTCAAGGTGGCAGCTGCCATTGTGCGAAATCTTTTGCTAATAAAACAGtagaggaagaaattaattgcaGTGTTCAGCAGCGCCAGCATATTGGCGATGTCCGACACAATATGGACCACCCAGCTGTTGTTTATGGGAGACACATAGAGGTGATACAGTATCATGATTATTCTTGGTGCCCACAGTATGGCAAAAATAGAAGTTATAGTAAACAAAATGGCAGTTGTTTTCCCTGTGGAGTACCCTCGCAGGCGGAAATTGCTCTTCCGCCGCAGCTTGTACACAATGATGGAATTGAGGATGAAGAAGATGGAGCAGGGCACCAGGTACACCGTGAAGCAGTGCACCCAGATGAGCACGTGGTGCACGGACGTGCTGATGTAGTCTTCAATCCAAATGTTGGGCCACCAGTAGTAGGGGATGCTGGTCACAAAGCAGGTGATGTAGACGCTGACGATGACTTTGCGCGTGCGAGCGGGGTAGGAGACGGTGTGGTAGCGGAGGGGGTGGCACACGGCGATGTACCTGTCGATGGTCAGCGGCACCGTGATCCAGATCGACGTGTGGATGGAAGAAAACTCCAACACCTCAATTATTTTGTCCAGTACCTGAGGCATCTGTTTGTTTAAGATGAAGTCTTCCATGAGGAAGTCAACAAAGACGATGAAGAAGAGAACCAGGATGTCAGCAGCAGCTAGAGCTAGAAGGTAATTATAGGAGGACTTCTGCCTGCGAGCTACAAGCTGGGAGAGGATGATGACTGTCAAGATGTTTGCTGTGGAGAAAGGAACACAGAGTTAGGCTATTGAGATGTAACATAAGCTTTTCTGAGAACTGCCAACATGACCACCTTGTTAAAGTTCAAGAAACCGAAAGGAAAACAGCTCAGTCGGGTCCCTCAGAGAAGATGCTGCAATGACAGGAGCATGTggccctgctcagctgtgcaATCCACCCCCTGAGCAGAGGGTCTGAGCTGGGACTCCTGTCTGTGCACACATAGGGAGTGatagcaggagaaaaaaagctcaTACACACAGTTACTTTTATTTCTCACCttgcttttttcactttttcatatAACAAGGGATGAATAAGAAGGGGAGTGAATATAAACAGCCCTTGTAGTACTTGAGAGATTTGCAGGAGCACTAAGGTGTAGCCAAATTTTAACTGCTTCCTCTTGTTTACTAGAACTTAATGTGTAGTCTTgaattggaaaaaatataaattcttaGTACTCCTACGATTAGTTTGGCTAGAATGAGGTAAGATTGTTCCCATCAGAGGCTGGTATCACTTGGCTAGAATACCTGGAGAAGTGCTTAAAAATCAGAGATCTGGTTTACTGTACAAGTGACTGCCAAATGTTTGTAGTTTATACTTTCCTAAGTGTTCTGTAAATCACCTCTTCTCTGCATTCAGTGCTTCAAACATTTCTGCCAGCTTTGATGGCTTTCCCAAAACAAATCAACAGTAATTGTAAAGATTCCTTTAAAccagagaaaaaggaagttgGTAACATAAAGGTAATGACAGCCTAGGACACATCCTACAACTGAAAatgcttgtttttttaaaaactgttttactTGGCACTGAAAAAACTTCCTCCTTTGTGAATGCCTTCAAAGCCTGCTGTCTGGGAGCAGATTTCTGCCACCAGGGAAATGAACTGCAGCAGAGTGAATGATCCTGACTAACAGTCCTCACCTTTTTTTGTGTTAACTGaacatattaattttatatcttGGAAAAATACACTAAACCAAACGTGacaattaactgaaaaaaaataaaaaaaataaaagaagcacaATCTTTCCAATGGTCTCAAATTGCCTTCAGGGGAATTTTCCCAATTCTGTCCTCCATTAACGTGAATGCAACTGCATTGATTTCAGCTCAGTGCAGATGTGGGAGACAAGAGGTGATACAGCCAGAACTGCTGTGTCATTTTTCACTTACTTGCTTAGAAATGCCTCTGCTGAGCCTGCTGATGAGCCCTGGAGGTGCAGTGAGTGATGTACTGTCAAGGAAATCCTCGAGCTGGAGTGTTTATCATggctctgcagccactgctgcttctgGCCAGCCAGGCTGACTGGCTCAGCTTCACAGACATTGGATGTGACCCATGGGGTGCATCTTCTCTTCAAATCCTCTGCTTTGACTcgttccagcagcagcagctggagccagtGAGCAGCAAGGGGGATGTCTGAAGGCACTGGTGACTGTGGGCtgtcagagcagctcctgcagggatgctgaggcCATGCTGTGTTCAGGtacagcagccctgctcctcacacTTTCTGCCTATGGCAGGGGTCCTGCTGCTCAGTTCTCACTCAGTTTTGCTACAGGAGCAGATTTATGAGCAGTCCCTTGCACCCTTTGCCCCTTCCTCTCTCAGGGTTCCCAGCCACAGCATGTGCTGAAATGCAAGTTATTTATCCAAGGCCAGCAAGCCATGCTTGGTGAGCCAGATTAGAAAATTGATCTGACAAAATACACACGAGCTATACCAAATTTTTTCTGCAAGGGTGACTGTATCTTGTATTGGAAATGCTTTCCCTGGGATCACATTACAGCTTGGATGATATGAAATATAGTAACACCATTTACTTTGGGAAAACAGATGCACACTGGGATGCAGCAGAAAGTTGCCAATATGCCACTGTCTTAGCACAGGGTCTGTGAGTATTCTTCCTGCTGTACACTGTTTAGGTAAAGTGTAGATGAGCTATGGATGCCTCAGTTCTTCATCCATTTCCTAGCCAGTGTTAAGTTGGTCCTTGGTGTGtcctcaaacaaaaaaaagtatctAAAATTCAGTAAAATGGGAAGTGGGTGGGCACACCCCTCCATGGGACCAACCGTGTCCTTGTGCCAGTGTCCCAGTAACTCCTGAGAGTCTCCTCAGtgtcctgctctcctgtggGCAAAAATTACCCACTGGGGGTGAAAGGTGATAGAAGAGTATTTGTGACCACATTTTAACCTTGCTGACACTAATTCCTGCACTAGCATGGTAGTCTGTGATGAGAACTATGacagagatgatgatgatggaaatataaaaatatctgcCTCTGCTGTAATGTAGGTGGAGCTACACACAGCTGCTGGAAAGGTCAGCACTCGGAATTGCCCTGGATGGTACACTGCCCGTTTCCTGCAGTGTATTTTCTAGACACTAAGTGGTTAAGATCATTTGAATTTGAAAGAGATTGATCACTGTGCTGGGAGATGATTAGGGGATGACAGATGGGAATTTATGCCAGCATTGCTTGCTGCAGTGCAGCATTCTGAATTTATAAATATCTGTGTGAGAACCAGGGCTTGATTGGGGACTAGCTGGCTGAAGCCTTGAGGTGCTACTGGCAGGTGATTAGAAGCAACTGTACAAAATGGCAGTCTCAATTCTTTCCCTCCAGGCATGAGACAAGAGACATTTGAGCATCCAAAGGTCTCTGATACCCAAACATCTTTGTTCCAGGCTGCTCAAAATAAGGCAACCTTCTAACTCAGCCAGGCTTCATCACAGGACACTTACATCCCTCCTTTGACATCTCTTCTGATTTTATCAGCTCCTGAGTACAAACTGCAGCACCAAAATTCATGCCATTGGAGGGCCTTTGTGTCTGAGAGGAACTTTCCTTTAAGGAATAACTTTGGTTCCTGTGTGGATTTGGGTTTACTTCCCATACCAAAGCTGTGCAGCCTGTGCCTCaaagcagtgctgtgccctgaggGCACAGGTTTGCCCCCAGCCTCTCATTTCATGGATTACAGTCATCACTCAAATAATGTCTAACAATGGCCTTTGCAGGGGATTTGAAGAGCTTTCAGTGACTCTTTTCACTGCATGTGAGCTTAAGCAGAAGTGATTATATCTGTCTAAAGAAGAAATAGGCAAAGTTCTGGGCTTtatttgtggtttggttttttttgttggtttttttttaattgagagcACTTTGCACGTACACAGCAGCCTGTGCACTCAAATGGCAACACAAGCATTAGCTCCCTGCGTTGGGAATAAGGCTGGTTCTGTAGTTCAGCAGTTCAGCTTTATAAACTACTTAAATGAAGTAGCCATGAGTGTTGCTCACTGAGCATGATAAACATTAGGTCATGGAATATAATGGACACCTTTTACCCAACACAGTTGTTGCTAGGATGGCCACAAATTATTGTGTGATGTGTGAAACTTCTCTGCAGGCTTAGCAGTAGGCACCTGACTGGCACAGAGAGCTTACAAATGGGAAATTTTAAGTTGCCTCAGAAAAAATGTTAGTAACACCTCCTTCTCAGATTTAAGAACTGTGAGAATGTAAGCACAATATGCTAAAAATAAGCAGTGAGAAAAAGGGATGTTCTGGCTTGACGGGAATAGATGATTTCCTCCAAGCTAGGAGGCAATATTCAAATGTAAACAGGTACTGTGTCCAGCAGGCAGATCTGACCACAGCTCCTAACACAGCTCTCACCAACAGTTCCCAGCCTGGAGGTGAGGATGGCATTCAGCCCTTACTTTGTGTGGGAGCTCTCTGGAGAAGCTGATGACAATGGGTGACTTCTGACAAAGGTGCTACATaacagaatttaattaaaaaaacccaaccaagaATACAGTGTCAatgtaattacattttaattactCATGTTGACTATAGCTGGTTATGTGATCTTTTAAAATGACCTCTGGATGCTGTTTGCCCCTAAAAAGAAGATAGGGTAGGTCCGCATTTTTCTCTTACAGCTGATACAGATCAAACTCTGCACTAGAGCAGATGGGGACAGACTGAACAGTGCTTCAGTTTGTTCTTCTCTTTTATTATCATATCCTGAGTTCCTTCCTTAAGCTGTTGTGAAGCATAAAGGGATACTTTATAGAATATAATTAGTGCAATACAAGTTTTGTCTTCCCAGGGAGTTCCTGTGAGGattgatttttgaaaataaatggatttatttgTTGTTCAGCTGTCTGAGTGCTGTCAAACAGCACACAGCAAGGCACCCCCAGGAGGGAAGAGCTGTCAGCCCCTTCTGCTAGTGCCTACATCATCTCCCAGGGAATGGAGAGGgatatatgcaaaaaaaaaaaaaaaaaaaaaaagagcatcgTAAAATTATGGCAGGCACGGATGCAGGATTGCTACTGGGAGGAGATTTCACATCTTTTAGGAAGTTCTTGTGTGGCTTGTGCTTAGAAAATCCCATATGCAGGGGCAGACCATTCCAGctctgaggggaaaagagaaccTGGGGGCAGAAGATGCCCAAGCCCCTGCCCAGGACAACCCAAACTCCCTCCCATGTGCAGGAGCCCGGGTTAGTTACTGccagggaaaacacagcatGGCCTTGTGCTTACAAGTCACAAGTGAATGAGACAGTCAGTGCCAGAGGCCAGGTTCTGACAATGAAATCTGGCCTCTGGGGCCATTTTTCTCACTGACAGCATTTATTAGCTGAGATGGCTCTGGGGAAGGATGCAGTGAATGAGGtactctgctctgcagctggcaTTAGCCATCAGTGGGTCACAGAGGCCAGAGCAGGATTTTAATCCAGCACAAGCACTTCCTCACTGTTGGAGGGCACAGACACAGTGATGGCATGGCCATGCCAATGGCTGATACTGGCTCTGAGCCTTGCCAGCCACTGAGCTGGAGTGCAGCAGCTTGTCTGGCAGAAAGGCGTAATTACACTGCTGCTTTTGGCTTTCCTTGACCACTGGAGATTTTCTGGAGTAGTCTGTATAAAACAGGGCTATTTCTGCAGTATAAGAATGGCCCAGAAGGAACACTGGGCTAGGATGTGGGGAGGTCTGGTTTGGGCTCACTGGCCACATGTGTGTAAATGTGACAGGGATCTGGCTCTCCTCCTGCCATCTTCACCCTCCTTGTCCACCTGTCCTGAGATGGATCTACAGAGCAGAAAGCCTCTAATGAATCTCAGATATTCCTCCTGCCACTCCAAAGCCTTATTTAGAGGTACCCACACAAGGATAAAAATGTCTAAAATGCACATCTCCAAGTCCAGCCTTGCATCTTGCTACTAGAGCAATATAGCTTTCTAATGGAAACTGGTGCTGGCAACAGAAAAAATGATCTGCAAAATGATGCAGAAATCATAAAAGGAATTTGGTTATTCATTCAACATATCTGGACAGACAGGGATTTTCAAGGCAATTTGGGTGTCTCATTTGGCAGGTGTCTGTGGCATCTAAATGTGGGCTGTCAGAGCAGTGAAAAGGGTCTCAAGCTGAGTAACTTGAGCTCCAGGGTGACAAAACCATTCTACCCTTGTGATACCAAATGCCAAAGTACTGAGGCAGGTGCCAAAGGTGTTTCATGGGATgactgggatggagagaggatGTGATTTCATAAGGGCATTGTAGTGAATTCTTTACTGAACATGAATAATTAAGAGGATTTTACCTTTGATTGTGGTTTTGCTAAAATAAACCAGTCTTTATGTCTTCCTAAAGCATTAGGTAATGCAATAGGAGCTCATGCTTGCAAACCCCATGGCCAAGCTTTCTCAGAGACTACGCCAATTTTACACAGTATGCAGGAAATTACAGACTTTGTAAAACCATTGCAGTTTGGCTTTATTCCCCCACAGAGAATATACTGCATCCCCACCAGATATATCACTCTTCAGTGTGCTGTCAGGACATTGAAGAAAACACACTTGGAGTGAACAAATATGTGAGAAATATCCTAGTCTGATGTAACTGACTGACAGGTGATTTGTCTTGAGACCAAAAGCAACCTCTAGAGCACCTGTCCGTGCAGGCAACACTCCACATGATGGAAAAGATTGAGAGAATTAATGACTGTACATTGCAGGGACTCTTTCAGgtggaagaagggaaaaatttcAGTATTACAACAGGCaagcttctcttttcttccacgGATAAAGGGATAAAATTCTTTTTGGTCATCTTCTGCACTGCTAATTCTGGTCCTGCTTGGCTGTCTGCACTTCATTCTCTCTGCACAATCACACTGGGGTCCTGAGGGGCAACCCAATACCATCTTCTCCCATAAGTCACCCCAAGAACAGCACCAAGGGCACTCCAGACATCAGGTTTTAGTATCTGTAAGTACATATCCATATTctacaaaatgaaaactgatttGTGTGTACAGCCTCCTGCGCTCATGGAGTTAATTTtggctttgtttccttttctggaGTCTCAAAGCTAATGAGCAAAGAGATTATAGGCTCAAAAAGAGCACCTGAAACAGAAGGTGGAAGCTTTTTTGGACAGGGATTGCTTTGCCCTTGGAGTGTGAAAGCAGAGCACACACCCCATCAGGACACCCCCGTGTTGTTTGTTTGACCACACCGAACTGTGACATGTGGTTAAAGGCCTTCCGTGGCTTCTTTCTGCTGATTCACCCCCATTTTATGGAAGGGAGCAgaaagaggatgaggaggggagAGCTGAGTAAAAGGGTGGATGAAGAACAGCAGGATATTAGACTGCCTAGTGCTTCTGAATGTTTTGACTTCTTAACAACTGGGGGCTCTGCATTACCCACCTGCCGTGAAAACTGGCTGTGCTCTCTCTTTTGTGTCGTTGtcatttcaaggaaaaatgtattttggagtttttcctttccaatccaTTTTAGCAGCCTGCCATGCAAGGTTGTGCACTTCATAGTCTGCTGAGCCTCCCAAATATGGCACCTCATTATCATTACAGCCCTGACAGTGTTGTTTCCTACTGACGTGGCAGAAGAAATCCAAAGTTAGCATTTGCACTCTGTCTAGTGGTATCCAGAAATGTACAATCACCTTCTCCACAATCCATGCAATAGCATGGATT contains:
- the GPR139 gene encoding probable G-protein coupled receptor 139, whose translation is MEHNHLHLHNGSLLPHHRYGCGLGYAPVVYYSLLLCLGLPANILTVIILSQLVARRQKSSYNYLLALAAADILVLFFIVFVDFLMEDFILNKQMPQVLDKIIEVLEFSSIHTSIWITVPLTIDRYIAVCHPLRYHTVSYPARTRKVIVSVYITCFVTSIPYYWWPNIWIEDYISTSVHHVLIWVHCFTVYLVPCSIFFILNSIIVYKLRRKSNFRLRGYSTGKTTAILFTITSIFAILWAPRIIMILYHLYVSPINNSWVVHIVSDIANMLALLNTAINFFLYCFISKRFRTMAAATLKAFFKCQKQPVQFYTNHNFSITSSPWISPANSHCIKMLVYQYDKNGKPIKISP